One genomic segment of Besnoitia besnoiti strain Bb-Ger1 chromosome VII, whole genome shotgun sequence includes these proteins:
- a CDS encoding endomembrane protein 70 subfamily protein (encoded by transcript BESB_076100), which translates to MAAGDIELPSVAPRGGARRSGGGPAKERKSSCVSSSLVPLLGVLFLFLLCYKLATSSLLSQSSSYLSAATSHRVGSPVMVCVSKAWPFYNPLETYIFYTKLGVCAPEQLEYAPMTLGQVLRGDRLVKSGYEIAYGVPQETPRKLCTVKLDRELLTKWKSFVDQNYFFEVYVDELPIHEPFGVRVRKKLADDGKAEKRRKTEFGEDEEEEGETRYYVRKNINFLLGYNEGQVVHAEYRADSLENDFLDITDLPAPNETIDADFTYTVHWKDRPDIKPHSRVSRQLSSPFAPISGEASEQRVDSAGQQKRLSVDVHWLGILNSFVFTLLIVLLLTVLLLRIVKADLHSMMFKLADEELAATGLEEETGWKLLHADVFRPPPHRMPLSAMVGCGAHLLMLVLATIVVGCFTPYLERGELLSCSLLSYLLTSFIAGFISSNTYRKLGGVKWTWSLVVTCMMFALPLFVIWCVLNTIALVYNSTVALPFGTTFLLFACWFFVTLPLTIIGGIWGRRRAARQIAGGYAFPCKTNKLAREIPRVRWFNRPLFQTIVSGVMPFSGIYIELHYLFMSVWSSNRIYTFYFFLLLAGVLLFVSAAAVSVLLTYMHLNAENHRWWWRSFLSGGSVSLYFFLHCVYYFFTSTRMHGLLQTSFFFGYSLAVSWMLFLMTGCVTFSANFIFVKYIYSRIKSD; encoded by the exons ATGGCGGCTGGCGACATCGAGCTGCCGTCGGtcgcgccgcgtggcggAGCGCGTCGCTCGGGTGGAGGGCCTGCGAAGGAGCGGAAGTCGAGCTGCGTTTCCTCTTCCCTCGTGCCTCTTCTGGGCGTTTTGTTTCTGTTTCTTCTCTGTTACAAGCTGGCGacgtcttcgctgctgtcACAGTCTTCCTCGTACctgtcggcggcgacgtcgcACCGCGTCGGCTCGCCCGTCATGGTGTGCGTGAGCAAAGCCTGGCCGTTCTACAATCCGCTGGAGACGTACATCTTCTACACTAAGCTGGGCGTCTGCGCACCGGAGCAGCTCGAGTACGCGCCGATGACGCTGGGACAGGTCCTGCGCGGCGATCGCCTCGTCAAGAGCGGGTACGAGATCGCCTACGGCGtgccgcaggagacgccgcggaagctCTGCACGGTGAAGCTCGATCGCGAGCTGCTCACAAAGTGGAAAAGCTTCGTCGACCAGAACTACTTCTTTGAAGTCTACGTTGACGAGCTGCCCATCCACGAGCCCTTCGGCGTGCGCGTCCGCAAGAAACTCGCGGACGACGGCAAGGCGGAAAAGCGCAGAAAAACCGAGttcggcgaggacgaggaagaagagggagaaaccCGGTACTATGTCCGGAAAAACATCAACTTCCTCCTCGGCTACAACGAAGGACAAGTCGTGCATGCCGAATACCGCGCCGACAGCCTCGAAAACGACTTTCTCGACATCACCGATCTCCCG GCGCCGAACGAGACGATCGACGCGGACTTCACCTACACTGTGCACTGGAAGGATCGCCCAGACATCAAGCCccactcgcgcgtctcccggcagctctcttcgccgtttGCGCCGATCTCAGGCGAAGCGTCTGAGCAGAGAGTCGACTCCGCAGGCCAGCAGAAGCGACTCTCCGTCGATGTGCATTGGCTCGGGATCTTGAACTCGTTCGTCTTCACTCTTCTCATCGTGCTGCTGCTCACAGTACTCCTCCTCAGGATCGTGAAGGCCGACCTCCACAG CATGATGTTCAAGctcgcagacgaagagctCGCTGCCACGGGTCTCGAGGAGGAAACAG GCTGGAAGCTCCTGCATGCGGACGTCttccgcccgcctccgcaccGCATGCCGCTCTCTGCGATGGTCGGATGTGGCGCTCACCTGCTCATGTTG GTCCTCGCGACGATTGTCGTCGGATGCTTCACCCCGTAcctcgagcgcggcgaacTTCTGTCCTGCAGTCTTCTCTCCTACCTCCTCACCTCAT TTATTGCAGGATTCATCAGCTCAAACACGTACCGGAAGCTGGGCGGCGTCAAATGGACATGGAGTCTGGTGGTGACATGCATGATGTTTGCG CTGCCGCTTTTTGTCATCTGGTGCGTCTTGAACACCATCGCGCTCGTCTACAACTCTACCGTCGCGTTACCCTTCGGCACCACCTTCCTGCTCTTCGCGTGTTGGTTTTTTG TTACGCTGCCGCTGACGATCATCGGAGGCATCTggggtcggcggcgggcggctcgTCAGATCGCGGGAGGCTACGCTTTCCCCTGCAAG ACGAACAAGCTCGCGCGGGAGATTCCGCGCGTGCGGTGGTTCAATCGGCCGCTCTTCCAGACGATCGTGAGCGGCGTGATGCCCTTCAGCGGGATCTACATCGAGCTGCATTACCTTTTCATGAGTGTTTGGTCTTCTAACCGCATCTACACGTTCTActtctttctgcttctcgctggcgtcctcctcttcgtctccgccgccgccgtcagcgTTCTCCTGACCTACATGCACCTGAACGCGGAGAATCACCGCTGGTGGTGGCGCTCGTTCCTCAGCGGCGG GAGCGTCAGCCTGTATTTCTTCCTGCACTGCGTGTACTACTTCTTTACGAGTACGCGCATGCACGGGCTTCTACAaacctccttcttcttcggctactcgctcgccgtctcgtGGATGCTGTTCCTTATGACGGGGTGCGTCACCTTTAGTGCGAACTTCATTTTCGTCAAGTACATCTACTCGCGGATTAAATCCGACTAa